In Vanessa cardui chromosome 24, ilVanCard2.1, whole genome shotgun sequence, the genomic window atatattaacagcCACCATatcatttatacttattttaaatgactgaatataaaatatatttgatatgtatatatttttaataaaataacttaatttttagGAAAAGAAACATGCtttgaaaaaatcaaacaaCGGTTTGGGGAGAGGTGCACATACGTTGTCATTGGAGACGGTCAAGATGAAGAAGCGGCGGCGAAAGCTAAGAATTACCCCTTCTGGAGGATATCCGGTCATTCGGACATCGCTGCTCTATACAACGCGCTCGACATGGGCTTCTTATGATTTGCTGTTGTCCTGGTACTCGTTTTGCGTTATGACTACGAAATAGATAAAGTTTTTTGTTCTGTGAATGCAATTTAACAAATTGAAGATGACACATTGCCAGGATCCAAGCTTCTTACACCTCACTGCTGTCCTGGTACTAGTGTTGTAGATATTCGGTATTTATCTTCATAttcctattttaatttacaatctgATTTGAGTTTCTTAcccctttttattttatttcgacccTTTAGCTAAAAattcacatataaataaaatagatttaattcatacataattaacattcaaactatttttttatagttttaaattgagAACACTGATTATAATTTTCCTTATAATTGAGTGGCTATGAAACATATTGCAATTAGTTGCTCCTTAAATCTTCTGAatacatagtatttttatttccatttaaaaaaaaaactaatctttaaaagacaacattaaatcatCGCATTTAGCAATTATTATCAAAACCGtacaactatatttatatacaaaatcatatcaatatttgtttagaCATAATGGCTCACATGTAAGTACATTtctgtattaaatgtaaatcgaGAGCCCTATTCAGTAAATCTTTttaaacagtaaaataaatattttagttttaaagctCAAAGTCAGCTCAAAACTTGCGAgaaaattttttttagatttcttttgtaaatatttattcaattgtatgtagaaaaaacattaaattagatttattcTAATTCCATTCCTACTacgtaagtttttatatatactatacaatgtacagataattaatatttttagtaaaaactttttagagGAATGTTTATTATATCAAGATAACATTTTGgggcattttttatttttccatattGTTACGTTGTATcgttaattaattgatttaatcaattgtttacatttacggtaattataattttctgtatcaaataactttataattgaatattagtgataatttattatcactaatataaactttatttaagtccCGTTTATATCATGCGATATGAAAAcgaatatatttcttttgtaaagCAACTGTATAGTCGTGTTATGACAATATAGCTacgaaatatgataaaataaatgcaattacAACTACACGTGGTACCCGTGACAGAAGTGAAACTTTTTTTGCGTCAGTTTAACTAAaacgtataaattatacataaatttgaCCTTGTAATTTGACATTCATACTGACTAAAGAAGTTTCATTTCATAATCGTTCCTTTTATAATATAGCACGAGATATTTTGTAAACGTTAAAATTAACGAAATCCTAcaacgaaaaataataaataacgataGTGTACAACAGAATGTAACGTTATTTTAATCCTAAAGTATGGTTTTGTtgctatacattttatatttataattagccATTACTGCCAAATAGCTATCAATATACTGCAATATTTTtagatgattttattttattgctctaaatcttaaataatagtGCTTTTTGATACTTTCTTTATGCAGTTATAGTTTTTATGTACAAGTTATAACGAAACAATATAGCCGTTACGTGAATGAGTTATTTCATTGCCAAAAATAATGTTCGAGTGACgtgtacaaaatataatttctcaCAACGAAATTTCAATGGCTTAAATCGTTAGATGTAAACGCACTCTGATCGCGCCGCACatgtttttttcaattcaaCGAACATGTTTTTTACATGTACATGTAGACATGTAGATTTAACTGTGTCTTGAAGACGAGTGTTTTATGGAAATTagcaatacattatatataaaaattaattaattggaaaTTGTAAATACAGAGTAATGTTTTAGATGTACACGATAATAGCTTATACGCTAgtgatatgaaatttaattcgaAAGTTACGATTAATcgaagtgtaaataaaatatattatttgatgattatttttgttttacttattttgCCAAAGACAAAATAGTTCTGCaccttttttttgtatatttgagaTCATTATCTCCGATAATTACTCTTTGATGTTATCTATGAAAAATTAGAATTATCGTAGAAAAAATTGGTCGAAATTTAAAAAGGTCCATGTTTTTACAATAGTTAAATTTTGACCATTCGGCGAAtacttgaacatttttttttaattttgaccaCCAACCAGCGACAATCATCTAGTTTGCACCCAGAAGCCCCATGAATTATGTcaactgattttttatttcgCATGGTGAAGACTTTTAAATGCCCAGACAATATGTGGCCATAtttgtaaaaagtttataaagtGTACCATACAGATTATAATCAGTATACCTATGTAACCTATGCATGTATAATTAACTAGGCACCGATCCCTAACTTCACGTTGTTAACGTTGCTAAGCAacgaaaaaacaaaacaaatgtatttaaacgTCTTATATTGACATGAATAAGTTGAtcataaacttaaaatttttgaaaattgacTTAATAATACCATACTCGTAAAAATGAAAGCCATTGACACTATTCTCTTCGACATATCAAAAAATGaacttttcaaaattaatgaGAACTATAAGATGCTTCATCGGAAATTAAAAACTGCGTGGAAGGTCATGATGTgagtttatttatctatacatttaatataattagccTCAAATATGATAACATTTGGTGTAAAGCAAGCTTGAATGTCATAGAAGGGCTTACTTCTTACTGAAGTCTTACTAGACAAACGCTAACACGAGGGTAAATCCAAGGCATATACGTTGGTAGTTGGTACTATTCATACCCAGATGTACGATTTTTCTGAAGTGTGGTTTTGATGACCTATCACTAGGATGTATTCAAAATTCAACTAGGATAGGATAGCATGCAGGATTATAGGCCCTATATGAAGCTGAAATATATGAAAGTCGTGTCTACTAAAATATTGCCCGAGATAGATATACTCTggcttacttacttacttgtaATGGTTTTCTCTGTTCTTCAGAAAAGGCTTGAGTTAATTACATTCGCGTCGCTCAAATGCATGTTTGAAGATATATGTGTTAGAATTTTATCTGAGAGATGCAGGTTTTGTTTCGATGTTACCGTCACTCTACCGTCGTGTAGAGTGCTTGTCTGGACTATGATTCGGCTAAGGTCCACTGAAactgtaaatataatacaacaacaataacagcctgtaaattcccactgctgggctaaaggcctcctgtccctttgaggaggtttggaacatattccactacgctgttccaatgcgggttggtggaattcacatgtggcagaatttttatgaaatttgtcacatgcaggtttcctcacgatgttttccttcaccgctgagcacgtgatgaattataaagacaaattaagcacatgaatcagcggtgcttgcctgggtttgaacccagttTGGGTTTGAATATAATAcgacaatatttatatgtttatgtaactTTCGTTTAATTCTAATATCTTAGTTAGTGCACGACCCTGAActactgtaaatattttaataaaactgtttttcttatttaagaATGAGCTAAATAAAGTAACTtaagagttattttaatattttagcaaTCGTGAAGAATTGTCTCCTAACATACTTCAAGATGTTAAAGTATTGGTTATACCAGGGCCGCAGAACGCGTTCACAGACGATGAGTTAGCTGCTCTAAAAACGATGGTGGAGCGAGGGGATTCGGTGCTGGTGATGATGACGGATGGTGGGGAGGAAAGGATGAACACCAACATAAACTTTTTCCTCGAGGAGTACGGAATTGTTGTTAATAACGGTATATATATTAAGCTTATATTGtttttgcatttttaaaaaaactttttaaataactttatttttgccTCGTTGGCCCAGCAATAGGAATAAGTCCGTAAGCCATACCACTGACATTGATAAAGATTTACAGACTATTGTACTAGACACTAGTCTAGTGGTCTTATTACGGTTATAGAATAGCAACTGTTGCTATTCAATATTTGTGCggattattaatatcaaataatataaaatgaaaaacaatacaGTTGTTATGATCTTTCAGATTGTGTAATTCGAGCTCAATATCACAAATTTTATCATCCGAAAGAATGTCACATATCGAACGGAATTCTAAACAGAgctgttcaaaaatatatcatgaaGATGCCCAATTACATCAGCGAATCAGACGATTTCTTGTGAGTAACATTATTTGATCGTACAAGCGACCTATTTTGCGTGGACAtcgaaatgttaaaattttacattattataatataatctaggGTACATCTATCAAATTGGGTACCCTCTCATTAAATacggtattattatttttttataattgcatAATTTAGGGTACAATCGTCGACTCGCGTGCGAAATCCTTTTTATTTAGCACTTTTCTTGCGAAATACTACTACCTACTGATTTTTGTATCAATACCTTCTTCCCAAAAAAAGGAGAAGGATGATTGAACTGcaggtaaataattttttagcACAAGCTAATGGTAAAATGCTGACACCAATCTTGAGAATAATGGCTTACTGACCCTTCACACTCCGGTTTGCACTACAAACTCAAAACAGCAACACAAAATATTGTCGTTTGGCAGTAGACTACATAAACACTGGATGGTATTTTTCCAGACGAAATTACATAAGACTCGAGTAAATTTGTGTACTTTTACTgctattgtttctttactactttTATTATACTTCAGAGAAGATCCACCCACACCTAACTTTGTGTATCCGTACGGAGCAACCCTGACAGTAAAGAAGCCAGCGGCAGCCATCTTATCAAGCAGCGACGTATGTTATCCTATGAAGAGGCCAGTCGCTGCAATGTATGTTTCAGAAAAGAGTGCAGGtagttcataaattaaattcttatgaTGATAATGTATGATTGTCTATTTGGGGTGTTTGCTGCATTTacaaatattctaaatatttatttggtgtATTACATATCACATTTCAAGCCCATCTTAGTGAACTACGAATATcgttagctcccaaggttggtggttaAGTTGAtagatttcaaataataataatcggcCCGCCAATAGGTGCCTAtaggaaatttttatttttattaatattgcacTTAACGTAAATAACttgataattttgtaaatgttgtaACATCGATTTTTTTCTACTTGAATCGACCGATATCGTAATCGACATTCTTTATGATGCCTAATAATCAACTCAATTGTTTAACAGGCAAACTCTTCGTTATTGGCTCTGGACATTTTTTCGCCGATCAGTATTTAGAGAGCGAATGTAACGACCTCATCAGAGAACTAATCTTCAACAATCTTGGCGGTGTCGCCGATTTATACTTAAATCCTGTGGACGTGGAAGATCCTGATGTAATTATCTTCTCTGTCAggttttttttcttacaaaagACAGAATATTAGTGCCATTATTTGCTTTCTAtgaccttaattttttttaactctccagatattatatacaatatccaAATCTGCTTAAAATAGGATACAGAAAGATataggaataaaaaaatgtatgtacaatTTTTAGGCAAATAACTTCAAGAATTTATCCAAATTCTTCTAAATTTCAGATAAATGAGTATCGTACATTAGGCGACACGCTTTGGTTGAGCTCTATACCACTCCCAGAGCCAGCGAGCGCCCCGCCTCCTCGATTGGCGCCCTTACATCCACATGCGCTCTTCACTTGGAGATTGTTTTCGTTAAATCTATCACATCGTGAGTATTTAAGCAATGTCTTCCTTGCGTTTCACTAGacacagtttttaaataaacagcaaTGGTATAATTACCtcgaaacaatatttaaaaaaagaaacatcctTTTTGTATTACCTTCAGTATTTAGACCATTAGgtacaatataatacaatacctTGGTATGCTAGGTATTAAGTGTTTTACAAATCAAACTTCTATCTTTTCTAAAGGAAAGGAAGAAAAGATAGAAGTAAGATTTGTAAAACACTGCTCCTAAACTTTCGAGAAATCATTTTCCTCaaatttttttgcaataaatatgAAAGGAAAAAGGATCACAGAGAGACAATAGTTCAACTAATTACATATTGTaagaaattgaaattttattttctttactagtaaatggtttatttatttgaaaatgacaGTGACTACATACATACTATGTTGCAACGGTGTGCCGAGCAAATATGAAAAATAGGCTTGGCAATTCTAATATAACTCATGTTTTACCTATTTTCAGTTCCTGAAGTACTAGGGCTGTATGAAGAGTTAGGAATCAAACATGAACCTCTAAGATTAATAGCTCCTCAGTTTGAAACACCATTCCCACCATTGCAATTAGCTGTAAGTTAAATCTAtcaaatttataatcaattacaGTCTTAAGCATTGTACaagacattaataatatttaataccaaTTACCTACTACAAAAGTTTTTCAgtaataaattcgaaaaaagtacgtaaataaataattactcatgttataatacaaatattcacCTTCGCCCATGCATATCGGCGGCGTAAGAAAGATTAACCATTGCTTAGACCGCCAATGCCAATTACTTCGAAAACTAAGGTGTTATTTCGcctgtgcctgtaattacatcgAATAACGCAACCTCCAAACCGAACAGAACAATagatatcttatattttttagttcataatccctgtagttatactggctcactcatactTCCTACTACTATTAAGTACTATCGCCAAAAAAGACTCATACCAAGATTTACCGTGAGTAAAAAGTTACATATTATAGTAAGAATTTTTGTCAAAGGTATTTTCACCAACGTTCAGAGAACCCCCGCCTCCTCCTTTGGAACTCTTCGATCTTGACGAAGCATTTAGCTCGGAACGATCACAGCTCGCCAGACTTGCAAATAAATGCTTGCAGCCACTTAATGTGAGGATGGGTCAAGGTAGGAGGACGTTTCATTCTAACGCATTGCTTATCGTAAGCGTTATGTAATTTTGCTGTTCTGAAGTAAGCAGAAATTCGTATGCTCATGTAATGGAAATTAACCTACGCATTGTAAGTATTGACGTTGCGTCTCCGATTCTGTGATTTCTTTACTTGTATCGCTCACTCATCACAGTAAACGGTTGATGTCAAAAATCTTGAAGTCAAAAGGGTAATACTGACGTTCAAACTCAGTCTGacgttaaataaatatgcttaaaatatttaattatgacacACCAAATATCATAATGAGAGTTGTCACCAAaggacaattaattaattagttgcTGTTGGTATTACATTAAAACTTTAACAAACTTTTTGAATGTTATGTTTTTAGATAAAATACGATTATTatacctataaaatattatgagtaaTATCATTATGTAAAGTTCATTATGATTTGTATGGAATACATTTACTTTGAATTTAGCCGCGGACGACAGATTCAAGTGTTCTAGCATCTACCGGTTCGTTaagctttgtttttatttccatcAAAGGTGATGGTCGTCAACTGGACAATGAATTGGAATATTTCGTCCGTGAATGTGGTCGCGCTGTTCGACTCTCGCGAGCGATATCATCAGATGACGCACCGGCTGGGAAGCAGATCTTGCACCAACTTGCCGTACAACTCGCGACGTTCAAGAAAATCGCTCCAAGAGACTGAAACAACCGTCTATAAATGTTTTTCTGCTGGACTAAGGGCACTTTTACATTaagccaatattttttttttttttttattacaacgttGAAGTTACACTAGTGTTTTATTGATGGCAGATGTGTACTTAATAGcaacgtaaatataatataggtgATATTCgcttgtacagtcagagtaagaaaacattcgtcagttttcaaattcattcctttatgaAGTTTTAAACTCtaaccttttgaatctaaacatcaaatcattacgACGCAATATTCATTCGCaattggtaaagcagattatcgctcatactgagcacaagAAAGTAGAtggcgaaccttttcttaccttctatacatgtaaagtaaagtaaagtaatagcctgtaaatttcccactgctgggctaatggcctcctctcccattaaggagaggacttggaacatattccaccacgctgttccaatgcgggttggtggaatgcacatgtggcacaatttcaatgaaattagacacatgcaggtttccttacgatgttttccttcaccgccgagcacgagatgaattataaacacaaattaagtacatatatatatagggtAGACCGAGGCGAATCGGATCACAGGGCGAATCGGatcaaaataagtttttttttgataattcaaATATAGCATTCACATAGAAAGCACTCAACCGGCGTTTTTCGTCCCTCCTCTCACCCTGCACCTCTCGGCATAGGCAGTATTTCGATCCCGCTTGTGGATCAATGTCGAAGCCTCTCGTTAGTGACTCGGTCGTTTGTGTGTGTCGCAAATTTGGCCCTCATCTAAGGTACGTACTTACGaattatttgtgttatattaCAGATATGTGTTAAAACTCAACTACAttggtttatattattaagcagGGTGTCTATATTATAGAACCAATTTTCTTTTAAGTGTAATCTTAGAGGTTAacgactaaaatatttatttcaaaagtctTAAGTATGGGGCTAATCGGATCTTATCATCGGGGGCGAATTGAATAACACTTTAATCATGTTTAAggtattattgattaattttttattcattgtagATGCTTCGCATGTTCAAAAGAAAGTTTCAAAACTCTGCCACTGCTGGGAATGCTACAAAAGGCTTCGAAAAAACTGGAATATTTCCATTAAACGCCAATGCAATGTCTGACTACAAGTTCATCGGCGATCTAGAGTCAGACATTTTAGAGTCCCCAGTTCAGTCCCCAGGTTCCCAACAAGTGAAAACCACAAATAGTAGCTGTAACAGTGTCATCTGAAAGTTCACAACAATCTGACAAACTCCAGTCTTCCACCTGTGCAGGTGTAGGACAAAATAAGATGAAGAATAAAGCAACGCCTGGGTTAAAAATTTAGAATTCATCAGAGAATACAGAGAGTGTCGAGTACCCCAAGTTAAATCTACGAGTTCACAAAAGGTGCAGCCACAAGCCCAATCCTCAAGTGTCCAAGCCACAAATACAAAACCACTTGATAATATAGTGCCATCCATAAATTCACAACAATTTGACGAGGCCCAGCCTTCTATCTGTGctgaaataattatagaaatttttCCATCATCTTTAAAGTCTTCAATTGCTTctcaaagattttttaaagtttcataAGACTTTTCTTCTCGaaagagaaacaaaaaagaaatttaaagtaGACAATAAAACCAAGGAAAATAAGGAAAAGTTTGTGGGCaaagaaaatactttgaagaagatgaagaataaagcaaagcaaaatataaaaattaagagttCATCTGCAAAGCAGAGAGACTGGCAGTGCATTTACTGTTCCAAAATATTCGTGAATCCACCCTCAGAGGATTGGATTCAGTGCAATGCCGGCGAAGAATGGTGTCACGAAAAATGTGCTGATATGGGGGGGATATAAGGACCACATTTATGTGAATTTTatgtctataattaaaattgatcccattattaatt contains:
- the LOC124540115 gene encoding intraflagellar transport protein 52 homolog, encoding MKAIDTILFDISKNELFKINENYKMLHRKLKTAWKVMINREELSPNILQDVKVLVIPGPQNAFTDDELAALKTMVERGDSVLVMMTDGGEERMNTNINFFLEEYGIVVNNDCVIRAQYHKFYHPKECHISNGILNRAVQKYIMKMPNYISESDDFLEDPPTPNFVYPYGATLTVKKPAAAILSSSDVCYPMKRPVAAMYVSEKSAGKLFVIGSGHFFADQYLESECNDLIRELIFNNLGGVADLYLNPVDVEDPDINEYRTLGDTLWLSSIPLPEPASAPPPRLAPLHPHALFTWRLFSLNLSHLPEVLGLYEELGIKHEPLRLIAPQFETPFPPLQLAVFSPTFREPPPPPLELFDLDEAFSSERSQLARLANKCLQPLNVRMGQGDGRQLDNELEYFVRECGRAVRLSRAISSDDAPAGKQILHQLAVQLATFKKIAPRD